In Mercurialis annua linkage group LG5, ddMerAnnu1.2, whole genome shotgun sequence, a single genomic region encodes these proteins:
- the LOC126681756 gene encoding zinc finger BED domain-containing protein RICESLEEPER 2-like has product MWANTLGFDSYRIKAPTDRYTFDRCEYVWKIQPVIDKAQTVRFRSMAMATPTSQPNQTEININNVAGCSTDQPQAAVVVGASEPQIQKDATSEKNQPRKRKSTVSKSPVWEHFKKITDEDGRVTRASCLYCAKIFLCHSKFNGTSSLRAHMLACLKNPHSKDLRQKLLTLNPVKENIEGGDGMGTLGTWKFSQDDVRQAIVFMIIVDELPFKFVEGAGFKRLIQIACPKFNMLSRWSVTRDCYQLYLNEKLKLGDFLKNHSQRVCLTTDCWTSIQRINYMCITVHFIDDQWKLHKRILSFIPISCHRGEYIAISLENCLLKWGLKNIFTITVDNASSNNTTLAHFKKKLMSWGTSVAKCDYLHMRCISHILNLVVNEGLKDINSSVKKVRECVKYIRNSPSRLRKFKEYAAFVQIETKKSLCLDVPTHWNSTYLMLNVACMYEKAFDKYDEQESSFRADLNEIPDIMDWSCIAKFSECLSYFYEATLRISGSLYVTSNSHFQEVSDLCLILNDMIGSHDVEIRQLGLSMKSKFDSYWGDPHKMNKLIFTACVFDPSAKFEQLKFSLITVFGKENAEILYERIKLELNNLFEEYRSKYEGGSIIHNPATQSESENVSQSAIVPQSADVTSVPKSRFKARFKQHRIEMGSSVIKKNRIRGIYG; this is encoded by the exons atgtgggctAATACATTGGGTTTTGATAGTTACCGGATTAAGGCTCCCACAGAcagatatacctttgatag gTGCGAATATGTATGGAAAATACAGCCGGTGATCGATAAGGCGCAAAccgtgcggtttaggtccatggct aTGGCTACTCCTACATCTCAGccaaatcaaactgaaattaACATAAACAATGTTGCTGGTTGTTCCACTGACCAACCACAAGCAGCTGTTGTAGTGGGAGCATCTGAGCCTCAAATCCAAAAGGATGCAACTAGTGAGAAAAATCAGCCAAGAAAGCGTAAGTCTACTGTAAGTAAATCTCCTGTGTGGGAGCACTTCAAAAAAATCACTGATGAAGATGGTAGGGTAACTAGAGCTAGTTGTTTGTATTGTGCAAAAATCTTTCTCTGTCATTCAAAATTCAATGGCACATCCTCACTTAGAGCACACATGCTAGCTTGTCTCAAAAATCCCCATAGCAAGGACCTTAGGCAAAAACTTTTGACTTTGAATCCtgttaaagaaaatattgaGGGTGGTGATGGGATGGGAACATTAGGCACATGGAAATTCTCACAAGATGATGTTAGACAAGCTATAGTGTTCATGATAATCGTAGATGAACTCccttttaaatttgttgaagGGGCTGGATTTAAAAGGCTAATACAAATAGCTTGTCCTAAGTTCAATATGCTTTCTAGGTGGAGTGTAACAAGGGACTGTTATCAACTGTACTTGAATGAAAAGTTAAAACTGGGAGATTTTCTTAAAAATCACAGTCAAAGAGTATGTTTAACCACTGATTGTTGGACTAGTATCCAAAGGATTAATTATATGTGCATAACTGTGCATTTCATAGATGATCAGTGGAAGCTTCATAAAAGAATATTGTCATTCATTCCAATATCATGTCATAGGGGTGAATATATTGCCATATCATTGGAAAATTGTTTGCTCAAGTGGGGTTTAAAGAACATCTTCACTATAACTGTTGATAATGCAAGTTCAAACAACACAACACTTGcacattttaagaaaaaattgatGTCATGGGGAACTTCTGTAGCAAAATGTGATTACTTGCATATGAGGTGCATCTCACATATTCTTAACTTGGTTGTGAATGAGGGATTGAAAGATATTAATTCATCTGTAAAGAAGGTTAGGGAATGTGTCAAGTACATTAGGAACAGTCCTTCCCGTCTTAGAAAGTTTAAAGAGTATGCTGCATTTGTTCAGATTGAAACAAAGAAATCATTATGCCTAGATGTGCCTACCCATTGGAATTCAACATATTTAATGTTAAATGTTGCATGTATGTATGAAAAGGCATTTGATAAGTATGATGAGCAAGAGTCATCATTTAGAGCAGATTTGAATGAAATTCCTGATATCATGGATTGGTCTTGTATTGCAAAATTCAGTGAATGTTTGTCATATTTTTATGAGGCTACTTTGCGCATATCCGGGTCCTTATATGTTACCTCTAACTCCCACTTTCAAGAGGTTTCTGATctgtgtttgattttaaatgatATGATTGGTAGTCATGATGTTGAGATTAGACAATTGGGACTTAGTATGAAGTCTAAGTTTGATAGTTATTGGGGCGATCCACACAAAATGAACAAACTGATTTTTACTGCGTGTGTTTTTGACCCTTCTGCAAAGTTTGAGCAACTGAAATTTTCATTGATAACTGTGTTTGGAAAGGAAAATGCTGAAATCTTATATGAGAGAATTAAGCTTGAATTGAATAATTTGTTTGAGGAGTATAGATCAAAATATGAGGGTGGAAGCATTATTCATAATCCTGCAACACAATCTGAATCTGAAAATGTCTCGCAATCTGCTATTGTCCCTCAATCTGCTGATGTAACTAGTGTTCCTAAGTCCCGCTTTAAGGCAAGATTTAAACAGCACCGAATAGAAATGGGGAGTtctgttataaaaaaaaacagaattaGAGGTATATATGGATGA